A single genomic interval of Lathyrus oleraceus cultivar Zhongwan6 chromosome 7, CAAS_Psat_ZW6_1.0, whole genome shotgun sequence harbors:
- the LOC127101191 gene encoding protein EMSY-LIKE 3, which produces MDYEPYDSSGTDDDLPPTHQNRIPRGGRLAGNGRSAVGSIPYPRVYGEIDMETQIHQLEQEAYSSVLRAFKAQADAITWEKESLITELRKELRLSNEEHRELLGRVNADDTIRRIREWRQTGGHQSGVMNTGQALHDSVPSPSVSASRKKQKITPPVPPRSFGGPSPPFHPQTVTASHQPSSSAAKRGSVPGSKGKKQKSGPILPGVSSKQFPPSGPGGRNQVQNQVPNRAVMGEHAEGGSFGPMIGRRVRTRWPDDNNFYEAVISDYNPIDGRHNLVYDMGSTNETWEWVKLSEISPEDIQWVPEDPGINHRGGLGGSGHGMNRSVGRDSVPGVGRGRGVPKGQSRKDFLSSQNGAGKKAPDDIQILHTDTLIQEVERVFSANHPDPLEIEKAKKVLREHEQSLLDALARLAELSDGESDGAGHHFPQRRSMDRE; this is translated from the exons ATGGATTACGAACCCTACGACAGTAGTG GAACCGATGATGATCTTCCGCCAACCCATCAAAATAGAATTCCCAGGGGAGGACGTCTTGCCGGGAATGGAAGATCTGCCGTTGGTTCAATTCCATACCCCAGGGTGTATGGTGAAATCGATATGGAAACCCAAATTCATCAACTTGAGCAGGAAGCATACAGTTCAGTTCTGAGAGCCTTTAAAGCTCAAGCTGATGCCATTACTTGG GAGAAAGAAAGTTTGATTACAGAGCTGAGAAAAGAGCTGAGATTATCTAATGAGGAACACAGAGAACTCTTAGGCCGGGTTAATGCGGATGACACAATACGGAGGATAAG GGAATGGAGACAGACAGGTGGGCATCAGTCTGGCGTAATGAATACTGGTCAAGCTTTACATGATTCAGTTCCCAGTCCGTCGGTTTCTGCATCTCGCAAAAAGCAGAAGATTACACCACCTGTACCACCACGCTCTTTTGGTGGGCCTTCTCCCCCATTTCACCCACAAACGGTGACTGCATCTCATCAGCCATCTTCTTCTGCAGCAAAACGAGGATCTGTTCCTGGATCTAAGGGAAAGAAGCAAAAATCT GGTCCAATATTACCTGGTGTATCTTCAAAGCAGTTTCCTCCTTCAGGACCAGGTGGAAGGAATCAAGTACAGAATCAAGTACCTAATAGAGCTGTCATGGGTGAACATGCCGAGGGTGGATCTTTTGGTCCTATGATCGGTAGGAGAGTGAGGACAAGATGGCCTGACGACAATAACTTTTATGAAGCTGTTATCTCTGACTACAATCCAATTGAT GGCCGGCATAATCTGGTCTATGACATGGGGAGTACAAATGAAACATGGGAATGGGTTAAACTATCAGAG ATATCTCCCGAAGATATTCAGTGGGTACCTGAGGATCCTGGAATTAATCATCGTGGGGGTTTGGGGGGCTCTGGTCATGGGATGAATAGGTCTGTTGGACGTGATAGTGTTCCAGGAGTTGGAAGAGGTAGAGGGGTTCCTAAAGGTCAATCTAGAAAAGATTTCTTGTCATCACAGAATGGCGCAGGAAAGAAGGCTCCTGATGATATTCAGATTCTTCATACAGACACACTAATACAGGAG GTGGAGAGGGTATTTAGTGCAAATCATCCTGATCCTCTTGAAATTGAGAAAGCAAAGAAAGTATTGAGG GAGCATGAGCAGTCTCTCCTTGATGCACTTGCAAGACTTGCCGAACTTTCTGATGGTGAAAGTG ATGGGGCAGGTCATCATTTCCCACAGCGTCGATCAATGGATCGAGAATGA